A DNA window from Aneurinibacillus sp. REN35 contains the following coding sequences:
- the jag gene encoding RNA-binding cell elongation regulator Jag/EloR: MKKVTATGKTVEDAIQSALQELRVAREMVTYRVLEEPSKGFLGLIGVRDAKVEVILEEKAAEVESAAVAQELSVSEPVPEPEHQPLVSSAQEEGEEESKVATRVNATQQGKAFLEEVLSTMGIDAEVEEQKKDGNPLFIIKGRGLGLIIGRRGQTLDSLQYLVNVVANRHADKRMRIVLDAENYREKRKEALEQLADRIANQVVKSRKPIRLEPMNPAERKIIHSRLQKHPKVETFSEGSEPYRRVVIAWKK; this comes from the coding sequence GTGAAAAAGGTGACGGCAACGGGAAAAACAGTGGAGGATGCGATTCAGTCCGCCTTGCAGGAACTTCGTGTAGCACGTGAGATGGTCACATATCGTGTGCTTGAAGAGCCGAGTAAAGGGTTTCTAGGATTGATCGGTGTCCGTGATGCGAAAGTAGAAGTCATTCTAGAAGAAAAAGCGGCAGAGGTAGAGAGCGCTGCCGTCGCGCAAGAACTGTCTGTAAGTGAACCTGTGCCTGAACCTGAACACCAGCCGCTTGTCTCTTCTGCTCAAGAAGAAGGGGAGGAAGAGTCGAAGGTAGCGACCCGAGTCAATGCAACCCAGCAGGGAAAGGCATTTCTAGAAGAAGTCCTCTCGACAATGGGGATTGATGCTGAAGTGGAAGAGCAGAAGAAGGATGGCAATCCTTTGTTTATTATTAAAGGCAGAGGACTTGGCCTCATTATTGGCCGCCGTGGTCAAACGCTTGATTCCCTTCAATATCTGGTAAATGTGGTAGCTAATCGTCATGCAGATAAACGCATGCGAATTGTGCTTGATGCTGAGAATTATCGGGAGAAAAGGAAGGAAGCGCTTGAACAGCTCGCTGATCGCATAGCCAATCAGGTTGTTAAATCTCGCAAACCAATCCGTCTCGAACCGATGAATCCGGCCGAACGAAAAATTATCCACAGCCGTCTCCAGAAGCATCCGAAAGTAGAGACATTCAGCGAAGGATCGGAGCCGTATCGTCGAGTAGTTATTGCATGGAAGAAGTAA
- the mnmE gene encoding tRNA uridine-5-carboxymethylaminomethyl(34) synthesis GTPase MnmE encodes MDFDTITAIATPLGEGGIAIIRVSGPAAVEAVDKIFKGREALSTVDSHTIHYGHLVDETGDVLEEVMVSIMRAPRTFTREDVVEVNCHGGIVSVKRVLDLILAQGVRMAEPGEFTKRAFLNGRIDLSQAEAVIDLIRAKTDRAMKVAVNQVQGKLSTLIGKLRHQLVELMAHIEVTIDYPEHDVDEVTRNLLSEKSRWVQDEIGKMLRTAKQGKILREGLSTVIVGRPNVGKSSLLNSLLQEVKAIVTDIPGTTRDIIEEYVNVRGVPLRLVDTAGIRETEDIVERIGVERSREMLGKADLVLLILNFGEELTDEDRSLLAIVQSMNAIVIVNKTDLPQRIDLEEVRSLAKEIPLVTISVKEEQGIEQLEEAIASLFFAGSVQGDDLTYVSNARHIQLLNEAHRTIGEAIEAVENGLPVDMVAFDIRRTWELLGEVVGDAVSDDLIDQIFSQFCLGK; translated from the coding sequence ATGGATTTTGATACGATTACAGCGATTGCAACACCGCTTGGTGAGGGCGGCATTGCCATTATTCGCGTAAGCGGACCTGCAGCAGTCGAAGCTGTGGATAAGATATTTAAAGGTCGAGAAGCTTTATCCACTGTGGATAGTCATACGATTCATTATGGCCATCTTGTGGATGAGACTGGTGATGTACTTGAAGAAGTTATGGTATCAATTATGCGAGCACCGCGTACGTTTACGCGGGAAGATGTGGTTGAGGTTAACTGTCACGGCGGGATTGTCTCGGTTAAGCGTGTGCTTGACTTAATTCTGGCTCAGGGCGTACGTATGGCTGAACCGGGGGAATTTACGAAGCGGGCATTCCTCAACGGACGGATTGATTTGTCACAGGCGGAAGCGGTCATTGACTTAATTCGTGCAAAGACGGATCGGGCGATGAAGGTAGCGGTCAATCAGGTACAGGGTAAGTTGTCAACGCTGATTGGTAAGCTTAGACACCAACTGGTTGAGCTGATGGCGCATATTGAGGTGACAATTGATTATCCGGAGCATGATGTGGATGAGGTTACGCGGAATCTGCTCTCAGAGAAGAGCCGTTGGGTACAGGATGAGATTGGGAAAATGCTGCGCACAGCCAAACAGGGAAAAATCCTGCGGGAGGGTCTGTCGACGGTTATTGTCGGTCGGCCGAATGTAGGCAAGTCATCTCTTCTCAATAGCTTGCTACAGGAAGTCAAGGCCATTGTCACCGATATTCCAGGTACGACCCGTGATATTATTGAGGAATACGTTAATGTGCGGGGCGTACCGCTTCGTTTAGTTGATACAGCGGGCATTCGAGAGACAGAGGATATTGTTGAGCGGATCGGCGTCGAGCGCTCACGCGAGATGCTTGGCAAAGCTGATTTAGTTCTTTTGATTCTGAATTTCGGTGAAGAATTGACCGATGAAGATCGTAGTCTGCTAGCTATCGTCCAGTCGATGAATGCAATTGTCATTGTCAACAAAACCGATTTACCACAGCGTATTGACCTGGAAGAAGTACGAAGTCTTGCAAAAGAGATTCCGCTTGTGACGATTTCTGTAAAGGAAGAGCAGGGCATTGAACAATTGGAGGAGGCGATTGCGTCTCTGTTTTTTGCAGGCTCCGTACAGGGCGATGATTTAACGTATGTAAGTAATGCCCGTCACATTCAGTTGTTAAATGAGGCTCATAGAACGATAGGCGAAGCGATTGAGGCAGTAGAGAACGGATTGCCTGTAGATATGGTGGCATTTGACATTCGGCGTACGTGGGAGCTGCTTGGTGAGGTAGTTGGTGATGCGGTGAGTGATGACTTGATCGATCAGATTTTTTCTCAATTTTGCCTTGGAAAATAA
- the mnmG gene encoding tRNA uridine-5-carboxymethylaminomethyl(34) synthesis enzyme MnmG: MGYQAGSFDVIVVGAGHAGAEAALAAARMGCSTLMLTINLDMIAYMPCNPSIGGPAKGHVVREIDALGGEMGKNIDKTYIQMRMLNTGKGPAVHALRAQADKFLYQHTMKQTIENTENIVLRQGMVEDLLVEDGICKGVITKTGAEYEAKAVILTTGTYMRGKIIIGDLQYESGPNNMQPSVELSHNLKKLGFELVRFKTGTPPRVHNSSIDYSKTEIQPGDDIPRAFSYETTEFLTEEQLPCWLTYTNEKTHEIINNNLHRAPMFSGAIEGTGPRYCPSIEDKIVRFNDKPRHQIFLEPEGRNTEEVYVQGLSTSMPEEVQLEILKTVDGLENVKMMRAGYAIEYDSMVPNQLWPTLETKRVSGLYTAGQLNGTSGYEEAAGQGIMAGINAALKVQGKEPLILDRSQAYIGVMIDDLVTKGTNEPYRLLTSRAEYRLLLRHDNADMRLTEIGHEIGLIREERYQRVLAKKEAIEVEKERLRTVKVGPKPEVQQMLRDVGSKELDNAIDLYSLLKRPEVTYAHLAQLVPADIEVPEDVAEQVEIQIKYEGYIRKQLQDVERLKKMEKKKLPEDLDYMNIQGLAMEARQKLEKVKPLSIGQASRISGVTPADISVLLIYLESYRKVAN, from the coding sequence ATGGGATATCAAGCAGGTTCATTTGACGTGATTGTGGTCGGAGCCGGACACGCGGGGGCTGAAGCAGCACTCGCTGCAGCCCGGATGGGTTGTTCGACACTGATGTTGACGATAAATCTTGATATGATTGCTTATATGCCGTGCAATCCGTCCATTGGCGGACCGGCTAAAGGTCATGTTGTGCGTGAAATTGACGCACTTGGCGGAGAGATGGGCAAAAATATTGATAAAACATATATACAGATGCGGATGTTGAATACGGGGAAAGGGCCTGCGGTTCATGCGCTTCGCGCCCAAGCAGATAAATTCTTGTATCAGCATACGATGAAGCAGACGATTGAGAATACGGAAAATATCGTTCTGCGGCAAGGAATGGTGGAGGACCTTCTTGTCGAAGACGGCATATGCAAAGGCGTTATTACAAAAACAGGTGCAGAATACGAAGCAAAAGCAGTGATCCTAACCACGGGTACGTATATGCGCGGCAAAATTATTATTGGTGACTTGCAATATGAGAGCGGTCCGAATAATATGCAGCCGTCAGTTGAGTTATCCCACAACCTCAAAAAGCTTGGTTTCGAGCTTGTACGTTTTAAAACCGGTACACCGCCCCGTGTACACAACAGCTCTATCGACTATAGCAAAACTGAGATTCAACCGGGTGATGACATTCCACGGGCATTTTCGTATGAGACAACAGAATTTCTTACTGAAGAACAGCTGCCTTGCTGGCTGACATACACGAATGAAAAAACACATGAGATTATTAACAATAACCTTCACCGTGCACCGATGTTCTCAGGTGCCATTGAAGGAACAGGACCGCGTTATTGTCCGTCCATTGAAGATAAAATTGTACGATTTAACGACAAGCCCCGTCATCAAATCTTCTTGGAGCCGGAAGGACGTAATACGGAAGAGGTATACGTACAAGGATTATCGACCAGTATGCCGGAAGAAGTGCAGCTTGAAATTCTGAAGACGGTAGATGGCTTGGAAAATGTAAAAATGATGCGGGCCGGTTATGCGATTGAGTATGATTCTATGGTGCCGAACCAATTGTGGCCGACACTGGAGACAAAGCGTGTATCAGGATTATATACAGCAGGCCAGTTAAACGGAACCTCAGGCTATGAAGAGGCGGCAGGCCAAGGCATTATGGCCGGAATCAACGCCGCATTAAAAGTGCAGGGCAAAGAGCCGCTTATTCTTGACCGCTCACAAGCATACATTGGTGTAATGATAGATGATCTAGTAACCAAGGGAACGAATGAGCCGTACCGTCTGCTGACATCGCGTGCGGAATACCGCCTGCTGCTCCGTCATGATAATGCGGATATGCGTCTGACAGAAATCGGACATGAGATTGGTTTGATTCGCGAAGAACGCTATCAGCGTGTTCTTGCGAAGAAAGAAGCGATTGAGGTAGAAAAGGAACGTCTGCGTACAGTGAAGGTTGGACCGAAGCCGGAAGTGCAGCAAATGCTGCGTGATGTAGGCTCTAAGGAACTCGATAACGCAATTGATCTATATTCACTGCTGAAACGACCGGAAGTAACGTATGCACATCTTGCACAGCTTGTACCTGCGGATATAGAGGTACCTGAAGATGTGGCGGAGCAGGTTGAGATTCAGATTAAGTATGAAGGGTATATTCGTAAGCAGTTGCAGGACGTGGAACGCCTGAAGAAAATGGAGAAGAAAAAGCTTCCAGAAGACCTTGATTATATGAACATTCAAGGTCTTGCGATGGAAGCACGTCAGAAACTTGAGAAAGTGAAGCCGCTGTCTATCGGGCAGGCTTCCCGTATCTCCGGCGTAACGCCAGCTGATATCTCCGTTCTGCTTATTTACCTTGAATCGTATAGAAAAGTCGCCAACTAG